From the Bos taurus isolate L1 Dominette 01449 registration number 42190680 breed Hereford chromosome 22, ARS-UCD2.0, whole genome shotgun sequence genome, one window contains:
- the RAB7A gene encoding ras-related protein Rab-7a (The RefSeq protein has 1 substitution compared to this genomic sequence), protein MTSRKKVLLKVIILGDSGVGKTSLMNQYVNKKFSNQYKATIGADFLTKEVMVDDRLVTMQIWDTAGQERFQSLGVAFYRGADCCVLVFDVTAPNTFKTLDSWRDEFLIQASPRDPENFPFVVLGNKIDLENRQVATKRAQAWCYSKNNIPYFETSAKEAINVEQAFQTIVRNALKQETEVELYNEFPEPIKLDKNDRTKPSAEGCSC, encoded by the exons ATGACCTCGAGGAAGAAAGTGCTGCTGAAGGTGATCATCCTGGGAGACTCTGG AGTCGGGAAGACCTCACTCATGAACCAGTACGTGAACAAGAAGTTTAGTAACCAGTACAAAGCCACAATCGGGGCCGACTTCCTGACGAAGGAGGTGATGGTGGATGACAGACTAGTGACCATGCAG ATTTGGGACACGGCGGGACAGGAGCGGTTCCAGTCCCTGGGCGTGGCCTTCTACAGAGGCGCCGACTGCTGCGTCCTGGTGTTCGACGTGACCGCCCCCAACACGTTCAAGACCCTTGACAGCTGGAGAGACGAGTTTCTCATCCAGGCCAGTCCCCGGGACCCCGAGAACTTCCCCTTTGTCGTGCTGGGAAACAAGATTGACCTCGAAAACAGACAG GTGGCCACCAAGCGGGCACAGGCCTGGTGCTACAGCAAAAACAACATTCCCTACTTCGAGACCAGCGCCAAGGAGGCCATCAACGTGGAGCAGGCCTTCCAGACGATTGCCCGGAACGCGCTCAAGCAG GAAACGGAAGTGGAGCTGTACAACGAGTTCCCCGAGCCCATCAAACTGGACAAGAACGACCGCACCAAGCCCTCGGCCGAGGGCTGCAGTTGCTGA
- the RAB7A gene encoding ras-related protein Rab-7a isoform X1 — MTSRKKVLLKVIILGDSGVGKTSLMNQYVNKKFSNQYKATIGADFLTKEVMVDDRLVTMQIWDTAGQERFQSLGVAFYRGADCCVLVFDVTAPNTFKTLDSWRDEFLIQASPRDPENFPFVVLGNKIDLENRQVATKRAQAWCYSKNNIPYFETSAKEAINVEQAFQTIARNALKQETEVELYNEFPEPIKLDKNDRTKPSAEGCSC; from the exons ATGACCTCGAGGAAGAAAGTGCTGCTGAAGGTGATCATCCTGGGAGACTCTGG AGTCGGGAAGACCTCACTCATGAACCAGTACGTGAACAAGAAGTTTAGTAACCAGTACAAAGCCACAATCGGGGCCGACTTCCTGACGAAGGAGGTGATGGTGGATGACAGACTAGTGACCATGCAG ATTTGGGACACGGCGGGACAGGAGCGGTTCCAGTCCCTGGGCGTGGCCTTCTACAGAGGCGCCGACTGCTGCGTCCTGGTGTTCGACGTGACCGCCCCCAACACGTTCAAGACCCTTGACAGCTGGAGAGACGAGTTTCTCATCCAGGCCAGTCCCCGGGACCCCGAGAACTTCCCCTTTGTCGTGCTGGGAAACAAGATTGACCTCGAAAACAGACAG GTGGCCACCAAGCGGGCACAGGCCTGGTGCTACAGCAAAAACAACATTCCCTACTTCGAGACCAGCGCCAAGGAGGCCATCAACGTGGAGCAGGCCTTCCAGACGATTGCCCGGAACGCGCTCAAGCAG GAAACGGAAGTGGAGCTGTACAACGAGTTCCCCGAGCCCATCAAACTGGACAAGAACGACCGCACCAAGCCCTCGGCCGAGGGCTGCAGTTGCTGA